CCCTCGGCTGCTGCTGGCGCTGTGGGTGTATGGGCAGATGGAGGGCCTCTCCAGTGCTCACGCCATTGCGGCCAGGCTGCGTACGGACGTTGCGTATTGGTGGTTGTGCGGCGGCGTCAGCGTGTCGGCGCATACGCTGTCTTCCTTCATGACGCATTCAGGCCCTGCCTTCCGGGCGTTGCTGGGCAAGCTGCTGGATGACCTGTGCAGCCGCGGCGCCGTACACCGGCCACGGCGACTTGCGCAGGACGGCACGCGTGTGCGTGCCTCCGCAGGGGCTGCCTCTTTCCACCGCAAGGCCACCCTGCGGAAGCGGGCAGCGGAGGCGGCTGCCGCCGGCCCGTGCCGGCAGGGCGCGAGCACCAAGGCACGTGCAGCACGGGAACGCGCTCGGGCCGATTTACAGGCCCGGGCGGCACTCGCGCTCGCTGCATTGCCGGCAGCAGCACGGCGTAAGAAACGTGCGAAGGGGGTCGCTCATGGCGAACCCCGAGCCTCTCTCACCGACCCACAGGCCCAGGTGATGCGCATGCCAGACGGCGGCTTCCGTCCCGCCTACAACGCGCAGGCGGTCTCGGACGTCGAGAGCAGGTTGGCATTGGCCGGTCGTGTCACCGATGAAGGGGCGGACTCAGCACAGCTGCTCCCGATGGTGCACTGGGTCGCCCGCGTCCTGGGACTCAAGCCCGAAGCCTGGTTGGTGGACGGGGCCTATCGGAATCTCAAGGTCTTCTCCGCGCTCGAGTCACAGGGCATTCGTGTCTTTTCTCCCTTACCGGCGCGCAAGAACCTGCTTCCACAGGAGGAGCGGAGCGGGGGCCGACGAGGCGACCCTATCAATGCGTGGCGTGCGCGGATGCAGACACCCGCAGGCAAGCGCACCTACGCCCAGCGCGCACCGACGGCGGAGTTGCTCAACGCGCAGGTCAAGGAGCGACAAGGACTGCGCAGGCTTCACGTACGAGGTCGCAAGCGAGCCGAAGCTGCGTGGTTGCTCTCACTC
This DNA window, taken from Corallococcus coralloides DSM 2259, encodes the following:
- a CDS encoding IS1182-like element ISCoco1 family transposase, yielding MAGRRRSRVRVLRPKRTQVLAARTYEQLVDPGHPVRAVWAAVEALDMSDFERAIRSRPHHAGRSAVDPRLLLALWVYGQMEGLSSAHAIAARLRTDVAYWWLCGGVSVSAHTLSSFMTHSGPAFRALLGKLLDDLCSRGAVHRPRRLAQDGTRVRASAGAASFHRKATLRKRAAEAAAAGPCRQGASTKARAARERARADLQARAALALAALPAAARRKKRAKGVAHGEPRASLTDPQAQVMRMPDGGFRPAYNAQAVSDVESRLALAGRVTDEGADSAQLLPMVHWVARVLGLKPEAWLVDGAYRNLKVFSALESQGIRVFSPLPARKNLLPQEERSGGRRGDPINAWRARMQTPAGKRTYAQRAPTAELLNAQVKERQGLRRLHVRGRKRAEAAWLLSLVAHNLLLAIAQGWLDESEGPFFLTP